GGTCGACCGCGCCGGTCAGACCTGCGGGCAGCTGCGCAAGGGTCGCCCGCGCATCGCCGTACCGCACCCGGATGCTCGCGCCGCGCGGCAACGGGAGGTGCTCGCGCACGAAGTCGACGAGGTCGCGCTCGAGCTCGACGACCTGCTGACGGGAGCCGGGCCGGGTCGCGTGAATGTAGCGGGGGAGGGTCATCGCGCCCGCCCCCAGGTGCACGGCGGTCATCGGCTGCCCGGGGTCGCCCCACTCATCGATGACGTGCCCGATGCGCTGCACGTACTCGAAGAACAGCCGGCTCGGGTCGTCGAGGTCGACGTGTGACTGCGGGGTGCCGTCGACGACCAGCTGGTACGCGCCCTGCTGCCAGCGGTCCTCGTCGATGCGGGCGAGCATCCCGTTCGACAACCAGGTCTCGATGGGCGCGGACATGCGGACAGCGTGCCACAGACCGGGGGATGCACGGGGCCGATCGCGCGGTTATAGCGCAGCGACCGCAATCGGTCAAGAATCAGACTGGACAGGGCGCGTCGTGCGGGCCTAGTATTGAGGTTTGCGCTCCCCGAACGTCCGAGCCCTCAAATGGTGGTCGGCTTGACGTGCCCCGAGAATAGCGGCGGGGTGGAGCCGGTACCCCCGGTTCCTCGAGGCTACGACTGCGCATTCACACCGACCGCACACTGTCGCTGACGACACCGTCACCGACAGCAACGGGCTGTACTGCCCACGGAGGAAGATCCTTGGCTGCTGCGCGCACCACTCGCTCGAACCCCACCCCCAAGAACGGCCGGACCGCATCCCGTCTGTCGTTCGCCAAGATCAGTGACACGCTGACCGTCCCCGACCTGCTGGCTCTGCAGACCGAGAGCTTCGACTGGCTCGTCGGCAACGAGGCCTGGCAGGCCCGCGTCGCGGAGGCGGAAGCCGCCGGCCGCACCGACGTTCCCGGTC
The sequence above is a segment of the Microcella alkaliphila genome. Coding sequences within it:
- a CDS encoding spermidine synthase, which codes for MSAPIETWLSNGMLARIDEDRWQQGAYQLVVDGTPQSHVDLDDPSRLFFEYVQRIGHVIDEWGDPGQPMTAVHLGAGAMTLPRYIHATRPGSRQQVVELERDLVDFVREHLPLPRGASIRVRYGDARATLAQLPAGLTGAVDLVVVDVFGGARIPAHVTSVEFYESVRALLAPNGIVCVNIADGPGLAFVRSQAATLQYVFSDVVALAESGVLKSRRFGNVVMAAGIDELPTAWLPRLLARGPHPASVLGGDALTKWVAGAPVVSDQTAVASPPPSKSVFTTR